Proteins from a single region of bacterium:
- a CDS encoding glycosyltransferase — protein MARRRVEGVGNYVHQLALRLPVLAPEIEFLLLTDRPIDASRLPVGCRQVVVGLAFAEGGVRAKAYSPFWMNCVVPRVLAYEKVTLFHGTNYALPAVGHCRYVLTIHDIAFISVPSAFSLVHRSYLRSLVRMGVQRADHVVVGSEAARDDIAPMRGVEFNRLSVI, from the coding sequence ATGGCAAGACGCAGAGTCGAGGGCGTAGGCAACTACGTTCACCAACTGGCCTTGCGGCTGCCCGTTCTTGCACCGGAGATAGAGTTCTTGTTGCTGACTGACCGGCCGATTGACGCAAGCAGACTTCCGGTTGGCTGCAGACAAGTTGTGGTCGGGCTGGCATTTGCTGAAGGTGGTGTCCGAGCCAAGGCCTACTCGCCTTTCTGGATGAACTGCGTCGTTCCTCGTGTGCTTGCGTATGAGAAAGTGACTCTATTCCACGGTACGAACTACGCCTTGCCGGCCGTTGGTCACTGCCGCTACGTTCTGACAATCCACGACATAGCGTTCATCAGCGTGCCGAGTGCTTTCTCTCTTGTTCACCGAAGCTACCTCCGTTCGCTCGTTCGTATGGGAGTGCAGCGCGCAGACCATGTCGTTGTCGGGTCTGAAGCCGCAAGAGATGACATTGCTCCGATGCGCGGTGTCGAGTTCAATCGTCTGAGCGTTATCCA